CTTCCAATGCAAAAATCAATTCCTTCCAGCTGCCAAAACCTAATGGGAAAAAACCGATGGAAGTGGTAGGAATTCCCTTTGATTCTCCAGGTTTTTATGTAGTCGAGATTGCAAGTGAAGTGCTTGCGAACCATCTCTTTGCAGAAGGGGAAGGTAAAAAAATGTATGTCTCGAGTGCTGCACTTGTGACCAATTTATCTCCGCATTTTAAATGGGGAAAAGATACAAGTCTTGTCTGGGTCACAAACCTTGAAACAGGTTTACCTGAATCAGGAGTCCAAATCAAAATATTAGATTGTAATGGGAATCTCCGCGGGGCAGGGATCACCGGAAAAGATGGTTCGATGTTATTTGGTAACATCAATTCCCAAGAAGTACCATATTGTGGGTACCATGAATTAGGTTCTGGACTAACCATATTTGCACAAAAAAATGATGACATAAGTTTTACTTCAAGCACCTGGGAAAAAGGGATAGAAAGTTGGCGTTACCAATTGCCACAAGCAAGCACAGGTTATGCGAATTATTTAGAATCCATTATACTTGATAGAACATTGTTTAAAAAAGGAGAAACGGTTCACCTAAAACATGTTCGACGTAGTTTTGGAAACAAAGGTTTATTGCCCGCGGAATCGAAAGATTATCCGACAACTGTTGTGATCAAACATGAAGGTTCTGGGGAAAGTTTTACCACTCCGCTTGTATGGTCTTTTCCAGGTCATGCGGAATCTGAATTTAAAATTCCAAAAAATGCCAAACACGGTGTGTATTTAGTTATCTATCCTTATAACCAAGAAGACACAAGTTATGGACGCACCGTCACGCAGTTTCGTGTAGAAGAATTTCGACTACCCGTACTAAAGGGAAACATCCAACTAGCAGGAGAATCTCAAAGTCTAGTGTCACCAAAAGAATCCAAGGTTTTGTTTGGTTTGGAATACCTATCCGGTGGAGGGGCATCCCTTGTCCCAGTTAAAATTCGTTCCCAAGTAGTTCCAAGTTATTATTCACCTAAAGAAGAATATTCAACTTTTAGTTTTTCACCAGAAACAATCAAAGAAGGTAAGTGGAAGGTGAGTGGGTATGAAGAAGAAGAAGTGGAAGAAAACAAACCCAAAGTCATCTCAACAAATGCCAAAACAGATGAAAAAGGGTTTTTAACTCATAATTTTACAGATTTAAAATCACTACCTGGTTACGGAAATTTCCAAGTGGAAATGGAATATGCAGATCCCACGGGTGAGATCCATACTATCTCACGTAGTTTTCCGGTATCTCCTGCAGAGGTTCATCTAGGAATCCTCCCTGATGGATGGTACTTTACGGAAGACAAAGTGAAGCTCCAACTCATTGTCTTAGATGCAAATGACAAACCAATTCCTTCCCAAAAAATTAAAGTAAACGCTTACAAAAAAGAATTTTATTCCAATCGTAAACGATTGGTGGGTGGATTTTATGCATACGAACATTATGAAGAAGTCAATCGATTGGGTGAGTTTTGTGAAGGGAAAACGGATTCAAAAGGGATTTTATTCTGTGAAGGGAAATCACCTGCCACAGGGGATATTGTTTTTATCGCAGAGACAAAAGATAAAAATGGAAAGGTAACCAATTCCAGTTATAATGTATGGGTCAGCGCCAAAGAAGAAGTATGGTTTGATGTAAGTGATCATAATCGAATGGACATTTTGCCGGAAAAAAGATCCGTAAATGTCGGAGAATCAATTAAAGTGCAAGTTAAATCACCTTTTCGAGAAGGGACAGCACTTGTGAGTATGGAACGTGAAGGGATCATTGATTATTTTGTGACCCCTGTCAGTGGGAAAGACCCATTCATTCAGATTCCCATCAAAAAAGAATATGCTCCCAATGTTTATATCTCTGTGTTTTTAGTCCGTGGTAGGATGGGGGATCCAAAACCAACAGGTCTTGTGGATTTAGCAAAACCAAGTTATCGTTTGGGTCTTTCCATGTTAAAGGTTGGATACAAACCTTATACATTATCCGTTTCTGTTTCTCCCAATCAAAAACAATACCAAGTGCGGGAAAATGCAGAAGTAGAATTGGAAATCAAAACTGCCGATGGAAAAATTCCAACAGAAACAACAGAAGTCACTCTGGCAGTTGTGGATGAAGCATTACTTGAACTTTCTCCCAATCCCACATGGAATCTGTTAGACGCTATGATGGGAACAAGGCCTCACCAAGTGGTCACTTCCACTGCACAATCCCAAATCATAGGGAAACGGCATTTTGGTCTGAAAGCAAAACCGGAAGGTGGGGGTGGAGGGAAACAATCCACTCGGTCCTTATTTGAAACTCTACTGTATTGGAAGGGAAAGGTCATTGTTGGCAAAGATGGAAAGTTTAAGTTTAGTTTCCCATTAAATGATTCTTTAACGACCTTTCGCATCGTCGCTATCGCAACGTCTGGCGCAAAAGAATTTGGAACTGGAATGGCCAAAATCCAAACCTCACAGAAAATCCAAACGTTTTCTGGAATCCCACCTGTTGTCCGCATGGGTGATTTACTCCAACATGAAGTCAACATTCGAAATGCAGGGGATACGAAGGAACAACTCCGAGTTCGGTTGAGTGTTGTGGATATAAAAAATGGAGCCGAAATCAAAACTGATTTGGAAACCAAATCAGCGATTTTGTCTCCAGGGGAAAGTAAACTCATCACTTGGGGTATTTTGGTACCAGAGGAGATTTCCAAACGAAAATTTTCCTTAGAAGTTTCTTCACCTAACGGTACGGTAATGGATTCATTAACTATAGAACAAAATGTGATCCCAGCATTTAGTGAAAGGGTATACCAAGCAGGGTTATTATTGTATGAAGTTCCCTTTAAGGAAACGGCTCAAACTCCACCGGGGTCAAAACAAAATACGGGAAAAATGGTTTGGAAAGCATCACCTACCATCCTTTCTAGTTTAGGAGGGATACAAAAGTATTTCCAAACCTATCCTTATTCTTGTATGGAACAAAGAGTTTCGAAAGCAATTGGATTACGATCTGATGGATTATGGAATGAGGTATTAACTGACTTAAATTCCTTTTTAGATTCAGATGGGCTTGTGAAGTATTTTGCCCGTATGGAACACGGAAGCGAAATTTTGACTGCTTATGTATTAACGTCTGCTAAACTATCCAATAAATCAATTCCCGATGAAACATTGTCTAAAATGACTGCCGGCCTACAAGGATTTTTGGATGGAAGGGTGTATGGAGAAAGGTATCGTTTTGGGGCAGATTTAATCGTTCGTAAAATCATTGTTTGGGAAGCACTCACTCGTTACCAAACCTATGATTGGGAACAAATTCGTCCTATATTTGATGGAATGGAATTTTTACCAACAGCTTCACTCATTGATTTATCTGAGATTTATAATCGAGTGAACGGAGCCGATCCTAAAATAAAAAATCGACTATTTAGCGTTTTGCGGTCTAAACTCAACTTACAAGGAACTGAGTTAATCATAGCTGATTCTGGATTTACGAATCCGTGGTGGATTCTTGGAAGTCGTGATTATACGATGGCGAAATTTCTACTATGGTCAATCTCAGAACCTTCTTACAAAAAAGATATGCCTCGAATCATCAAAGCATTTGTGAAAATGCAAAAACAAGGTAGGTATGATAGTACTCTTGGGAATGCATATTCTGTTCTTGTTTTTGACCGAGTGAGTAAACTCATCGAAGGAGAAAAAGTTACAGGTGGAAAAATCAAAATCCAAACGGATAAAGAAATCCTCTCACTTGAACCCAATGGCAAACAAACAGTCACACAATCTCTCAGTGTGAATCCTGAGACCTTTAGTGTTTCTTACGATGGGAAAGGGAAACCGTGGCTTGAATGGTCAGTGCAAAGTGTATTGCCTTTAAAAGAACCAATTTCCAGCGGATACCGTTTGAAACGAAGTTGGGAACCTGTGCAAGTGGCAAAACCTGGAATTCTTTCTAAGGGAGACACCATCAAAGTAAAACTCGAAATTGAAGCCGATTCCGATAAAACATGGGTGGTCGTGGAAGACCCAATCCCACCTGGTTCACTCCCACTTGGACGGGGGTTTGGACGTGAATCCCAGATTAGCCAAGACCGACCTGGAGATACTTCTTATTACTTAAGTTTTGAGGAGAAAACCTTATCCTTATACCGAGCGTATTTTGAATATTTACCCAAAGGGAAACACGTAATCGAACACAGTTATCGGTTGAACCATGTAGGGAATTTTGTCCTTCCTACAACGCGGGTGGAAGCTATGTATTCTCCTGAAACCCATGCCGAATGGCCGAACGAAATCGTGAGGATTTCGGAAAATAAGGACTAGGAAAAGTTTACGGATAAAGAGGGTTTGGAATGATGACTCTAATGGGTCCGAACCAAGCCCCTCTTTTCCCCATCCGAATTTTTAAAATTTCCCTCTATTATTCAGTTTTTTTTTATCTATTTTTTTTAATCTTTAATACCAGTTTTACCATTATGGGAGTTGATGTAGGTGACTTCCTAAAACAATACTTAGGTGCCTTTTTTGGAGTTTATTTAACAACGACATTTAAGGTTTTTTCCGTTTCTCTTTTTCTTAACACAACTTTATTCACTTTAGTCCATTTAGGTTTTTATTTTGTAACTCGTAAGGAAACCAAATGGTTTTTGTTAGTTGGAACTGTTTTTTTAATTCAATCTTTGGCACTTTTCCAATCGATGATCAAATTCCCTCAAATTTATGGAGAGTTTTTTTTCTTCCGGTATCCGAGTTTTGCACCTTTCCTTTATTTTTTAACGGATCATATTTCTCCAAATTTTTTAAGTATAATTTTGGCACTAGTTTGTTTGGTATTTCTTGGAATTTTAGTGATCAATGTTTACCTCTATAAAACGAAAGAAAGTTTTTTTGCACTTATTTATGTTTTGGTATTAACCTTTGTTCACATCCATGGATTGTATTGGATTGGGATTCTTTTTTTAAGTCTTGTTTTATGGCAAAGAGACAGGTACCAAAACATACATATCAAAACTTATGGATTTCTTTTTGGATTCCTAATGTTTTTGTTTATATTGCCAAATGTTTGGTTAACGATTTCTTCCTTTCGGCACTCGAAAGAAAATGGAAAACCACCTATCTTTA
The sequence above is a segment of the Leptospira sp. WS39.C2 genome. Coding sequences within it:
- a CDS encoding alpha-2-macroglobulin produces the protein MFLRLRVLFLVFLTLVLVRSDFTQTAPPTIDFFTPTGFVKTPKQVTTRFTKPMVALGDIRPITDIFKVDCPFPGTSRFIDSTTWVYEFEKELPGGVVCKFELKEGTKSFSGEKVQGERLFQFHTGGPSIKYSSPYNGSSIAEDQVFLLHLDGKPDLNSFQKFAYFRSEELGNRIPIVLITGSERKMFLQSLGKKDKEETIVLKAKQTFLPERQIQLVLGKGIKSVWGGEIPEDEIQSYTVRPVFSARFSCERTTADANCIPILPVSLSFNSPVSSALIDKIKLVGKDGKEYPKQKESSKGNEFSDWVSFPGPFPENAEFEIKIPDIVDDANRSLANSGAFPLKFKTDEFPPLAKFSAKFGILESKANPALPVTLRNLEASLPIKSTSLGMGGKSQKTMDIVEIQKWFQSLSRVERNQSIFQSPASNAKINSFQLPKPNGKKPMEVVGIPFDSPGFYVVEIASEVLANHLFAEGEGKKMYVSSAALVTNLSPHFKWGKDTSLVWVTNLETGLPESGVQIKILDCNGNLRGAGITGKDGSMLFGNINSQEVPYCGYHELGSGLTIFAQKNDDISFTSSTWEKGIESWRYQLPQASTGYANYLESIILDRTLFKKGETVHLKHVRRSFGNKGLLPAESKDYPTTVVIKHEGSGESFTTPLVWSFPGHAESEFKIPKNAKHGVYLVIYPYNQEDTSYGRTVTQFRVEEFRLPVLKGNIQLAGESQSLVSPKESKVLFGLEYLSGGGASLVPVKIRSQVVPSYYSPKEEYSTFSFSPETIKEGKWKVSGYEEEEVEENKPKVISTNAKTDEKGFLTHNFTDLKSLPGYGNFQVEMEYADPTGEIHTISRSFPVSPAEVHLGILPDGWYFTEDKVKLQLIVLDANDKPIPSQKIKVNAYKKEFYSNRKRLVGGFYAYEHYEEVNRLGEFCEGKTDSKGILFCEGKSPATGDIVFIAETKDKNGKVTNSSYNVWVSAKEEVWFDVSDHNRMDILPEKRSVNVGESIKVQVKSPFREGTALVSMEREGIIDYFVTPVSGKDPFIQIPIKKEYAPNVYISVFLVRGRMGDPKPTGLVDLAKPSYRLGLSMLKVGYKPYTLSVSVSPNQKQYQVRENAEVELEIKTADGKIPTETTEVTLAVVDEALLELSPNPTWNLLDAMMGTRPHQVVTSTAQSQIIGKRHFGLKAKPEGGGGGKQSTRSLFETLLYWKGKVIVGKDGKFKFSFPLNDSLTTFRIVAIATSGAKEFGTGMAKIQTSQKIQTFSGIPPVVRMGDLLQHEVNIRNAGDTKEQLRVRLSVVDIKNGAEIKTDLETKSAILSPGESKLITWGILVPEEISKRKFSLEVSSPNGTVMDSLTIEQNVIPAFSERVYQAGLLLYEVPFKETAQTPPGSKQNTGKMVWKASPTILSSLGGIQKYFQTYPYSCMEQRVSKAIGLRSDGLWNEVLTDLNSFLDSDGLVKYFARMEHGSEILTAYVLTSAKLSNKSIPDETLSKMTAGLQGFLDGRVYGERYRFGADLIVRKIIVWEALTRYQTYDWEQIRPIFDGMEFLPTASLIDLSEIYNRVNGADPKIKNRLFSVLRSKLNLQGTELIIADSGFTNPWWILGSRDYTMAKFLLWSISEPSYKKDMPRIIKAFVKMQKQGRYDSTLGNAYSVLVFDRVSKLIEGEKVTGGKIKIQTDKEILSLEPNGKQTVTQSLSVNPETFSVSYDGKGKPWLEWSVQSVLPLKEPISSGYRLKRSWEPVQVAKPGILSKGDTIKVKLEIEADSDKTWVVVEDPIPPGSLPLGRGFGRESQISQDRPGDTSYYLSFEEKTLSLYRAYFEYLPKGKHVIEHSYRLNHVGNFVLPTTRVEAMYSPETHAEWPNEIVRISENKD